Within the Vigna angularis cultivar LongXiaoDou No.4 chromosome 10, ASM1680809v1, whole genome shotgun sequence genome, the region CTGGTCGAAACGAGCTTGAACCCACTCAGCCTCTTCTAATTGGGTTTCCATTAAAACTCGTAAGGACGGAATTTCCACTTCAAACGGAAGTACTGCTTCCATTCCATATACAAGCGAGAAAGGCGTTGCCCCAGTCGATGTTCGTACCGAAGTGCGATAACCATGTAAAGCAAAAGGAAGCATTTCATGCCAATCCTTATATGTGACCACCATCTTCTGCACAATcttcttgatatttttgttagCAGCCTCTACTGCCCCATTCATCTTTGGACGATAAGGAGAAGAATtaagatgatgaattttgaactcCTCACATAACTCTGTCATCATCTGGTTATTCAAGTTAGTGGCATTATCGGTGATGATCCTGTTAGGGAGCCCGTATCTGCAAATCAACTCCTTTTTTATGAACTTGGTCACCACCTTTCTAGTCACATTAGCATAAGAAGCAGCCTCAACCCACTTGGTGAAGTAGTCGATTGCGACTAATATGAAACGGTGTCCATTTGACGCTTTTGGCTCTATAGCTCCGATGACATCTATTCCCCACATCGAAAAGGGCCACGGTGCAGACAACACGTTCAAGGTCGTGGGTGGCATATTGATATTACTTGCGTATACCTGGCATTTCTCACACTTTCTCACATGTGTACAACAATCATTTTCCATAGTCAACCAAAAATACCCCGCTCTCAGTATCTTCCTGGCCATTGAGTGCCCATTCATGTGCGTGCCAAATGTACCCTCATGCACTTCTTTTAGTATCAGCTCGGCTTCTTTTGCATCTACGCATCTGAGGAGAACCATGTCATGATTCCTCTTATATAGAATATCCCCACTCAAAATGAAACTGCCAACCAACCTCCTTAACGCCCTTTTATCGTTTTCGGATGCCTTCTCTGGATATTCTCGAGTCTTAAGATAATGCTTGATATCAAAGTACCAAGGTTTACCATCTACTTCCTCCTCGATGAAATGACAATACACTAGCCCCGCATGACTCTTCATTTCAATCATTGGCAATTCTGCATCTTGATCAACTTCAAACATCGACGACAAGGTAGCCAACGCGTCTGCTAATTGATTATCTTCTCGCGGTATATGATTAAACGTGATGGAATCGAAATACTCAATTAATCCCCTGATGTAAGCTTGGTATGGAATTAATTTAGTATCCCTAGTCTCCCACTCTCCCTTCAATTGATGGATAACCAAAGCTGAATCTCCGTATACATCCAGAATTTTTGCTTTAGACTCTATTGCTGCTCGAATACCCATAGCACAGGCTTCGTATTCTGCGATATTATTTGTGCAATTAAAACACAACCTTGCCGTCATTGGAATGTATTGATTCTTAGGAGAGATAAGCACTGCCCCTATTCCATGCCCCATTACATTCGATGCCCCATCGAATAACACTGTCCAagcattttcatttttgtcatcTCTGCTCTCAGCAAATAAAGCCATGATATCTTCATCAGGAAACTCAGGTTGCATCGGCTGATAATCACTAATGGGTTGATGGGCTAAAAATTCTGCTAAAGAGCTACCCTTGATAGATTTCTGAGTAACATATACAATGTCGTACTCCGATAATAGCATCTGCCATCGAGCTATCCTTCCAGTGAGAGCGGGCTTTTCGAATATGTACTTGATAGGATCCATTTTAGATATCAACCAAGTAGAGTGACTCAACATATATTGCCTTAAACGATGAGCAGCCCACGCCAGTGCACAACAAGTTCGCTCTAACGACGAATATCGTTGTTCGCAATCTGTGAACCTCTTGCTCAAGTAATATATGGCATGCTCTCTTTTCCCGTCTTCATCATGCTGACCCAATACACAACCCATTGAATTATCCAGTACGGTCAAATACAAAATGAGCGGTCTTCCTGGCATAGGTGGACGCAATACAGGAGGGTCCTGCAGGTATTGTTTGATCTTTTCGAAAGCAACTTGACAATCTTCATTCCAGACTACAGCCTGATTTTTTCGTAGCAACTTGAACATTGGTTCACAAGTAGCAGTTAATTGGGAGATGAACCTAGCAATGTAGTTCAGCCTTCCCAGAAAACCTCGAACCTCTTTTTCTGTTCTGGGCGCAGGCATTTCCGTTATCGCTCTTACTTTGTCAGGATCAACTTCTACCCCTCTTTGGCTGACAATAAAGCCCAACAATTTTCCAGACTTTACTCCAAACGTGCATTTGGTGGGATTTAACCTGAGCTTGTATTTTCTCAGTCTCTCAAATAATTTCCTTAGATTGAAAATATGCTCCTCTTCTGACTTCGACTTTGcaatcatgtcatccacataaactTCAATTTCCTTATGCATCATATCATGAAAGAGTGTCACCATTGCCCTTTGGTATGTTGCCCCAGCATTCTTGAGTCCAAAAGACATCACCTTATAACAGAATGTTCCCCATAACGTGATAAAGGTCGTTTTTTCCATATCTTCCGGTgccattttaatttgattataccCCGAGAATCCGTCCATGAACGAAAATAACGAAAATTTGGCCGTATTATCAACCAGAGTATCGATGTGTGGTAACGGGAAATTATCTTTCGGACTTGCACGATTTAAATCACGATAGTCAACACACATTCGAACCTTCCCATCCTTCTTAGGCACTGGTACAACATTCGCTACCCATTGTGGGTATCTTGCCACAGCCAAAAATCCTGCGTCAAATTGCTTTTGGAcctcttctttaatttttaaggaCATTTCCGGCTTCATTCTTCTCAATTTTTGCTTGACTGGAGGGCATTCCGGCTTGAGTGGGAGCCTATGCTGCACAATATCGGTATCTAGACCCGGCATGTCATTGTAAGACCACGCGAACACATCTTTAAATTCCTTCAACAGTACACGCAATCTTTCCCTCACTTCCGTTTTCATACTAGTACCGATTTTCACCTCCTTTATCTCATCCTTCTCTCCCAAGTTGAGTATTTCAATCTCCTCCTGATGGGGTTTAATCTCCTTAGATTCTTGTTCCACTAATCTCAACAATTCTGGAGAGGGTTCCACATCATCTTCGAAATCATCTTCCGTATTATTGATAGGGTGCTCAAAATTAGGAACATTGATATcgttattttcaaaacaatcattgTCACATCtgcatcatttaaatttatgaaaaagtataaataaataagataaacaaagaaaaatgccaAATGATGATGAAATGCATCTTTATTATCACGctgagtgaaaagtaaaaaagaatcaATCCGCAAAATCTCAGTTCTAAAGCCCCAATCGAAACTATAAgcttaattaaaactattacatTTTGTTCACATTAAGCATCACAGGTAAATCCAGTGTTTCCCAATTGTTGAGTTGAGTATCAGGGGAGCAAGCCCACACAAAGCTCAAACTTTGAGTCCTTTCTTCATCCTCCACAGCTGCTATCTGGCCAGTGTTGATCCACCCTGCACTGCGGAAGCTTTCCTTGATGTCAACAATGTGAATTTTGCTCTCTTTGGGCCCTCGTCTTTCTGCACGGGCCAAACTgcgttcttttctttcttcaatcatcCTTTTCCTGTCTTCCTTGGTAGGTTTGTATCCCAAGCCATATCTGTTCTTGTTTTCAACGATTTCTATAGGGAATGCTCGCCCCTGCCGATATTTGCCCAAACCTTCCCCATATACATAGCCCCCTTTTATCATAATCTTGGCCATCATAATAGAAGCACATGATAGACGAGGATTTACTGGAAACGGTTCCACACAAGCATTTCCCACAATCTCCAACGACTGGAAGGCTGTTTCGAGAGCTTCTTCAGCCGCCTCGATGTAGCGTGTGGATGATGGCCCACTCACAAGAAGATCTTCTTCTCCTGATACTATCACCAGCTTATCTCCCATCACATACTTCAACTTCTGGTGTAGTGTAGAAGGCACAACCCCAGCCGAATGGATCCATGGGCGCCCCAACAGACAACTATAAGCTGGCAGGATATCCATAACCTGGAACGTTATTTGAAAGACACAAGGGCCAACTTGCATTGGTAAATCCACCTCTCCCATCACCTCTCGTTTGCTACCATCAAACGCCCTCACAATCATTGAACTCGGTCTCATATGCATTCCTTCGCAAGGTAGCTTTTCCAAGGTTGCTTTCGGCATGACATTCAAAGAGGACCCATTGTCCACTAAAACACGTGCTATAACATGATCCAGGCATTTCACAGAGACGTGAAGAGCCTTGTTATGCCCTCTTCCCTCAGCTGGTATCTCTTCATCCGTAAAGGTGAGATAATTATTAGCAACAATATTGCCAACAATACCCTCGAATTTATTCAACGAAATACCTTGCTCTACGTGAGCCTCACTGAGTATCTTCATTAGCAACTTTCTATGTGATGCTGAATGCATGAGAAGGTCTAACAAGGATATACGAGCAGGCATACGGTTTAACTGTTCTACCACCTTATATTCACTTTGttgtatgaattttaaaaattcacaagcCTCCTCTTCAGAAACTTCTCTCCTCTCTTCCTTGTCGGGGATCTCCTCCGTCTGTGCACCCTTCCCCTTTAAGAATTCTTTTGCCTTCGCGGCCATCGTTGCTTCCTTATCATTGACTCTTTCTCGTGCCAACTCTGGTGATGTGAAAATTCGACCACTCCTAGTCATTCCACCTATCCCTGATATGTTTTTGACGACAGGGTCAACGCTTTGTTCTTCGCTTGACGCATGCGTCCCATATCTCCATGGGACGGCTTTTTCGTTCTTGTAAGGAAAAGGAGCTGGTACACGGATAACAACGGGCGACCTTCCTTGAGTTGGTGGGATAGAGGTAGTCTTAGTGAAACGAATCACCAATGGTTCTGGTAAACTCATGCCGGATTCATCACCAGTTTGTGCAAATACATTTCCCTCCTCCTTCTTGTAGCATACCTGCATCAGGCCACGATCTAACAGGTCTTGCAGAATTTCTTCAAACTTAACACACTCCTCAATAGAGTGCTCAGCATCTGGGTGGAGCGCGCATGCCATACTCTCATTATAATCACCCTTCAAGATACCCACTTTCAGCAACGCCTCCAAAATAAACCTCCTAGAGCTCCTgacttctttcacattcttcaCCAGCTCATGCTCTTTTACTTCGACAGCATTCGTCGAAGCACTTCCATGCCCAGATAAAGGATTGGCCTCAATATTAGGCTTATCCTCTTGGAACTTTAACCACCCAGAATCAATTAGAGTCTGCACTTTATGCTTGAAAGCCAGACACCTCTCAGTGGAATGACCAGCGGCCCCTCCATGATAGCTACACTTTGCATCTGCATCATAACCTCTTGGGTATGGAGGCTGCAAAGGCTTCAGGGGACAAACGACAACCAGACCTTGTTTGATAAGATGAGGTAATAATTCCGTATAAGTAGTAGGAATTGGGGTAAAGTTAACATAATTTCTTTCTTGGTTCCTTCTTGGATAAGTATTTGGACCCACATTCATATTGGAACCTACGTTCGCCCCTCCCCTCCAATTATTCGTCGGAATGTATTGTGGTTGATAGTACCCTGGTTGCTGTTGAGGCCTAATTTGATGACCAAATGACGCATTAGCTGCATGTGGATGTTGACCCCAGTATGGTCGATAGTTATGAGTGGGAACTTGACCTCTCCACACCGGGGTTGCAGATGTTGCATGCACAtctccttcctttctttttcctgaGTTGAAATTGGGTTTTTTGGAATGTGCAACCACCGATGAGCCATATGCAATCTTCCCATTCTTCAACCCGATCTCTATCCGCTCGCCTATCACGATGATTTCGGCAAAATTTGAAGATACATTTCCCACCATATGTTCATAGAATGGTGGTTGGAGCGTATTAACAAACATTGCCCCCATTTCTCTATCATACAAAGGTGGCTCAACTTGTGCAGCCAATTCCCTCCACCGCTGAGCATACTCCTTAAAAGTTTCGTTGTCTTTCTTTGACATGTTTTGCAGCTGTAAACGATCTGGCGCAACatgtgtattatatatatactgcTTCACAAAAGCATCAGCCAAGTCCGCCCAACAACGAATTTGAGTCGGCTCTAAATGGGTATACCAGTTTAACGCCACTCCAGCCAAACTATCTTGAAAAACAGGGATGAGCAGCTGCTCGTCATAAGCATAAGCAGCCATCTTTCTGCAAAACATGGTTAGATGGCTCTTTGGGCATGTATTTCCCTTATACTTCTCAAAATCTGGCGCTTTGAACTTATGTGGTATTTTGACGCCAGGAACCAAGCTCAATCTAGAAACATCCCCAAATCCATAACTTTCATACCCCTCAACAGCCCTCAATCTTGCCTCTAGGCTCTCCAGTTTATCCTTCGCCCCATCAACATTACTAGTTATCCCCTGAAACGAAGTATATGGCGCAGCCCTTGTAGAAAAGCCCTCTCCGGTAATCACAGGTGGCACCGGGGTTACTCGTATTCCATCAGTCATGCTTGCATACATCCCTTCATTTACCATAGGTGCAGACATTACAACAGGTCCCTGAGTACTGATTGGCGGTACGTTAGTAGTGGTAGGGAAAGAGAATGAAGTCTGCTCCCCTTCTGTGTATTCTCCCACAGGTGGGGTGTAACCTGGAGGCAATCCATACATTGGGAATGAAACAGATTGGCTCCCAGCACTGAACAACGGAGGGTAATATTGAGCACTTCCCTCAACTTGCGCAGGGGTCACCCCTCCCGTAGTCTTCAGGGCTTCGAGAGCCGCCAAAATCTGGGCCATCTGATCCTTCAACTGGCTGACATCGGCCTTAATAGATTCGTGTGACTGCTCCCAATTCTCCATGACCTTCGAATTAGCTCTGGTCCTGTACGGATGTCTTGGAAAACTTGCCGTTGTTTTCTCACTTGTactgatgattattttttattaaattaaattagataaggatgaaaaatgcaaaaagaaaacatgatgcATGCTAGTGATAAGTGGAAATCACAAGATAACAATGACAATACTGATGGAAAATTAACACAAGTCGATACCAAACAAACATCCCCtatctttcatttcaagaaATTTGATCCATTACATCGTCTAAGGAACAAAACACATAACTCTGATGTACATCAATCCCGCGCCCGAGCAATGAAAGATTTCATCTCTCGCACTAACCatttacaatgattaataaacaattctATTTCCGCTGATGAGTTACAAAAATGAGTGCTTGCTTCAGCATTCGACACCATCCTGGGGATGTCTTCAATTGCCCCGTTTGCCAAAGCAGCCAACTGAGAGAATCTTTCCTTCCAGTGCTTTACATCCATTTCTTGTTCGGCGATGTGCTCTTCCATTCGCTTTATCAAGGCCTGatgcctttcttcaaattctatcGACCTCCATCGCTCCTCCTGTTCCTCGATATATTccttcatttgttttatcagaGTTCGATGCTCTTCCTCTGCTTCTGTTAGCTTCCAACGCTCCCGATTCATATCCGCCTCAAACGACATGGCCATATCTTTCATCTCATGCCCCGCTTTTTCTATCTGAATCTGCGCTTCTCTTAATCTCTTCAGGGCTTCTCGCTTATCTCTTTTGGCTTCTTCGTAGAGGTGCTTCCACTCCTTTCCCTCTTCTAAAGCCACCTTCTTCTCATTTACCCTCATGGATAATTCCTTACTCGCGGCAGCTAGATCCTGTTTCACTCGAAATGTGTAATCCCTCTCAGCCTTCTGGCTTTTGACAAGGTTTTCATAAGCCCGCGACttttcttcattatcatttttcatatccACAAGATCATTACGCGCCCTTTGTAATTCGTTTTCCAACCTAGCATTCCTCATTTTCAATTTCTCCATCTCAGCTTTTAATTGTTGCACCTCTTCACTTTCTGGAGCTTGGGATGGTCCTTCACTAACTGATTGATCCTTGATTGGCTTGAAAGGCAGCTTGACTACTTTCACTCTCTCCAGAATCCAGGTGTAATAACTAACCCTGCTATCCACTACTCCATCCCTCAAGTCCTTCTCTGCTCGAACAACATTTTCCCATGCACTTTTAACCTTTCTTAACAGTTCGATGAAATGCCCGTCTTCGTAATAAATGAATAGGGTAGCAAGGTAATCTGATGAAGGTGCCCCTTTCATGGGATGCCCAAATTGTCTTTGCACCAAAAGAGGGTTGTAATTTATACAGTACCGGGCACCTATGAGAGGCACGTTAGGAAAACTACCACAATGTTGGATAGCCAGTTTATTTCCGAGCCAAGGAAGGCGCCATTTTATACTTCTTTCGCTCAAACCAGCAAGGAATCGGGCCCAATCGTTTCCTCCTTTACCTTTAAGCCCTTGGTGTGACAAAGTCTCCGATAGACTCTTGACATCGACCATCTCCTTAAACACGCGCGCTGTCATCCATATATACAACGCCGGTAAGCAACAAAGaatcttctttccctttctctcatGGCAAAAACTTAAGGACCCATAAACATCCGCAAGGACTGCTGTTACAGGATTCTCTGATCTGGTTTTACTCGCCACGAAGACGTCTATCGCGGTGTAATCCACGAATTCTTCTATTTTGGGAAACAAGACAATGCCATATATGGTGAGGGCTAATACATCCATGAAAGTTTCCCAATCCTCTTTATCAGCCAGGTGATGTAAATACTGCTCTAGATATCCCTGTGATAACCCATGCAATTGATTCCTCATCATCATCCTGTCTTCCAGCTCCTTGGGATGTAATTTCATAATGGTAGCAATGGTGGGTATAGAGGCATGATGCTCTAAATGTTGATAGGGAGTGGTGTCCTCCAGTGGCAAACCCAAGATATGCTCGAACTCCTCTATGGTTGGCGCCAACTGAAAATCTTGAAATGTGAAACATCGAAGCGGAGAATCATAATATTGTGCCAAGGCTGTGATAGCG harbors:
- the LOC128194371 gene encoding uncharacterized protein LOC128194371; amino-acid sequence: MENWEQSHESIKADVSQLKDQMAQILAALEALKTTGGVTPAQVEGSAQYYPPLFSAGSQSVSFPMYGLPPGYTPPVGEYTEGEQTSFSFPTTTNVPPISTQGPVVMSAPMVNEGMYASMTDGIRVTPVPPVITGEGFSTRAAPYTSFQGITSNVDGAKDKLESLEARLRAVEGYESYGFGDVSRLSLVPGVKIPHKFKAPDFEKYKGNTCPKSHLTMFCRKMAAYAYDEQLLIPVFQDSLAGVALNWYTHLEPTQIRCWADLADAFVKQYIYNTHVAPDRLQLQNMSKKDNETFKEYAQRWRELAAQVEPPLYDREMGAMFVNTLQPPFYEHMVGNVSSNFAEIIVIGERIEIGLKNGKIAYGSSVVAHSKKPNFNSGKRKEGDVHATSATPVWRGQVPTHNYRPYWGQHPHAANASFGHQIRPQQQPGYYQPQYIPTNNWRGGANVGSNMNVGPNTYPRRNQERNYVNFTPIPTTYTELLPHLIKQGLVVVCPLKPLQPPYPRGYDADAKCSYHGGAAGHSTERCLAFKHKVQTLIDSGWLKFQEDKPNIEANPLSGHGSASTNAVEVKEHELVKNVKEVRSSRRFILEALLKVGILKGDYNESMACALHPDAEHSIEECVKFEEILQDLLDRGLMQVCYKKEEGNVFAQTGDESGMSLPEPLVIRFTKTTSIPPTQGRSPVVIRVPAPFPYKNEKAVPWRYGTHASSEEQSVDPVVKNISGIGGMTRSGRIFTSPELARERVNDKEATMAAKAKEFLKGKGAQTEEIPDKEERREVSEEEACEFLKFIQQSEYKVVEQLNRMPARISLLDLLMHSASHRKLLMKILSEAHVEQGISLNKFEGIVGNIVANNYLTFTDEEIPAEGRGHNKALHVSVKCLDHVIARVLVDNGSSLNVMPKATLEKLPCEGMHMRPSSMIVRAFDGSKREVMGEVDLPMQVGPCVFQITFQVMDILPAYSCLLGRPWIHSAGVVPSTLHQKLKYVMGDKLVIVSGEEDLLVSGPSSTRYIEAAEEALETAFQSLEIVGNACVEPFPVNPRLSCASIMMAKIMIKGGYVYGEGLGKYRQGRAFPIEIVENKNRYGLGYKPTKEDRKRMIEERKERSLARAERRGPKESKIHIVDIKESFRSAGWINTGQIAAVEDEERTQSLSFVWACSPDTQLNNWETLDLPVMLNVNKICDNDCFENNDINVPNFEHPINNTEDDFEDDVEPSPELLRLVEQESKEIKPHQEEIEILNLGEKDEIKEVKIGTSMKTEVRERLRVLLKEFKDVFAWSYNDMPGLDTDIVQHRLPLKPECPPVKQKLRRMKPEMSLKIKEEVQKQFDAGFLAVARYPQWVANVVPVPKKDGKVRMCVDYRDLNRASPKDNFPLPHIDTLVDNTAKFSLFSFMDGFSGYNQIKMAPEDMEKTTFITLWGTFCYKVMSFGLKNAGATYQRAMVTLFHDMMHKEIEVYVDDMIAKSKSEEEHIFNLRKLFERLRKYKLRLNPTKCTFGVKSGKLLGFIVSQRGVEVDPDKVRAITEMPAPRTEKEVRGFLGRLNYIARFISQLTATCEPMFKLLRKNQAVVWNEDCQVAFEKIKQYLQDPPVLRPPMPGRPLILYLTVLDNSMGCVLGQHDEDGKREHAIYYLSKRFTDCEQRYSSLERTCCALAWAAHRLRQYMLSHSTWLISKMDPIKYIFEKPALTGRIARWQMLLSEYDIVYVTQKSIKGSSLAEFLAHQPISDYQPMQPEFPDEDIMALFAESRDDKNENAWTVLFDGASNVMGHGIGAVLISPKNQYIPMTARLCFNCTNNIAEYEACAMGIRAAIESKAKILDVYGDSALVIHQLKGEWETRDTKLIPYQAYIRGLIEYFDSITFNHIPREDNQLADALATLSSMFEVDQDAELPMIEMKSHAGLVYCHFIEEEVDGKPWYFDIKHYLKTREYPEKASENDKRALRRLVGSFILSGDILYKRNHDMVLLRCVDAKEAELILKEVHEGTFGTHMNGHSMARKILRAGYFWLTMENDCCTHVRKCEKCQVYASNINMPPTTLNVLSAPWPFSMWGIDVIGAIEPKASNGHRFILVAIDYFTKWVEAASYANVTRKVVTKFIKKELICRYGLPNRIITDNATNLNNQMMTELCEEFKIHHLNSSPYRPKMNGAVEAANKNIKKIVQKMVVTYKDWHEMLPFALHGYRTSVRTSTGATPFSLVYGMEAVLPFEVEIPSLRVLMETQLEEAEWVQARFDQLNLIDEKRLTAVCHGQLYQRRMKKAFDKKVHTREFHEGELVLKKILPIQKDHRGKWTPNYEGPFVVKKAFSSGELILTRMDGEELPLPVNSDAVKKFYA